From a region of the Planktothrix sp. FACHB-1365 genome:
- a CDS encoding isopenicillin N synthase family oxygenase, with protein MNLWQFMHNICKKIKNTMNLKIPEISFEGIVARHPEAIAALHDAAHDWGLFYLEDTGIPATLPAQILSMSDRFFQLPPELKQQLSLNARNDFRGYVALGEELTNGQPDMKESLEFAREEERPEDAKPQAFDQLYGCNPWPKESWIPGFRSVLERYMNEIQVLGQQLMAALIDSLAIDSVHHDSQWQHPLHFRTRLIHYCQVSNLAKGCIRIAEHTDLALFNLLRIHAPGLEAKHLSGNWFEVNPHPNTLVVILGELCQSWTQGYYRAGIHRVRQATEDGERTSMPFFFYPNLQTTLPTINSNKPLETGNKYAGELLLQRLVGVHPHPEEV; from the coding sequence ATGAATCTCTGGCAGTTTATGCACAACATCTGCAAAAAGATTAAAAATACAATGAACTTAAAAATACCTGAGATTAGCTTTGAAGGGATTGTTGCTCGACATCCCGAAGCAATTGCCGCTTTACACGATGCTGCCCATGATTGGGGACTGTTTTACTTAGAAGATACAGGCATTCCCGCAACCTTGCCTGCACAGATATTGAGTATGTCTGATCGATTCTTTCAACTCCCCCCTGAACTAAAGCAGCAACTAAGTTTGAATGCCAGAAACGACTTTCGGGGCTATGTTGCTCTGGGAGAAGAACTCACTAACGGTCAGCCTGACATGAAAGAATCCTTAGAATTTGCCCGCGAGGAAGAACGTCCTGAAGATGCAAAACCGCAGGCTTTCGATCAACTCTATGGCTGCAACCCCTGGCCTAAAGAATCCTGGATACCCGGTTTCAGATCCGTGCTTGAGCGTTACATGAATGAGATTCAAGTCCTTGGTCAGCAGTTGATGGCAGCACTGATTGATTCGTTAGCAATTGACTCGGTTCACCACGATTCCCAATGGCAGCACCCTCTGCACTTCCGAACCCGCTTGATCCACTATTGTCAGGTCAGCAATTTAGCAAAAGGCTGCATCCGAATCGCTGAACACACTGACCTAGCCCTATTCAACCTGTTACGCATTCATGCACCAGGATTGGAAGCCAAACACCTGAGTGGAAATTGGTTTGAAGTTAACCCACACCCCAATACGCTCGTCGTTATTCTGGGTGAATTGTGCCAGTCGTGGACGCAAGGCTACTATCGGGCAGGCATTCATCGGGTACGACAAGCGACAGAGGACGGTGAACGTACCTCTATGCCATTTTTCTTTTACCCCAATCTGCAAACCACTTTGCCCACTATAAATAGCAACAAGCCACTAGAAACAGGAAACAAATATGCAGGTGAACTCCTCCTCCAACGGCTTGTGGGTGTCCATCCTCATCCAGAGGAAGTGTAG
- a CDS encoding NAD/NADP octopine/nopaline dehydrogenase family protein: protein MELQVQSVDGDLLQTFKGRLTKVTSNPIEVIPQSDLIVLCMPVHTYRQALHHIAPYLNHDREVFVGTVYGQAGFNWMVDEIKAEYELENLVTFAIGLLPWICRVDHYGCRGIVYGGCKAVNIAAVSPPDYFDTLNETFFKAICEYWFGTGAFQQADNFLSLTLSVDNQIIHPTRCFGLFIRYGGRWSSQEEVPYFYRDFDDLSANLLRHLDADYSLVRNGIRKHFPARDFSYMLDYLSLEQLSYQSQNSDICESFTTSKTLRAIKSPVRQLATEEWELDINHRFFTDDIAYGICIAKWIAQQMAFDVPTMDAIIKWSQELRGENYISDGKLLPQNETVNGCFRSGIPPVYGMQTIEDIMD from the coding sequence GTGGAACTTCAGGTGCAGTCCGTTGATGGCGACTTGTTGCAAACCTTCAAAGGACGCCTTACTAAGGTAACTAGCAATCCTATTGAGGTGATTCCCCAAAGCGATCTGATTGTTTTGTGTATGCCAGTGCATACCTACCGTCAAGCCTTACACCACATTGCTCCCTACTTGAATCATGATAGGGAGGTTTTCGTCGGTACTGTGTATGGTCAGGCAGGCTTTAACTGGATGGTCGATGAAATTAAAGCAGAATATGAATTGGAAAACCTCGTCACCTTTGCGATTGGCTTGTTACCGTGGATCTGCCGTGTTGATCACTATGGATGCCGAGGAATTGTCTATGGAGGATGTAAAGCAGTTAATATTGCTGCTGTTTCTCCCCCTGACTATTTCGATACTTTGAATGAGACTTTTTTTAAGGCTATCTGTGAATATTGGTTTGGAACAGGAGCGTTTCAACAAGCGGACAATTTCCTATCATTAACCCTATCAGTTGATAACCAGATTATCCATCCCACTCGTTGCTTTGGTCTATTCATCCGTTATGGGGGCAGGTGGTCGAGCCAAGAGGAAGTTCCTTATTTCTACCGTGACTTTGATGATCTCTCGGCTAATTTGCTGCGCCATCTGGATGCTGACTATTCCTTAGTTCGCAATGGCATCCGCAAGCACTTTCCTGCTCGTGATTTCTCCTATATGCTCGACTATCTGAGTCTGGAACAGCTTTCTTATCAGTCACAAAACAGTGACATCTGTGAGTCCTTCACCACCTCGAAAACGCTGAGGGCGATCAAATCCCCCGTTCGGCAGCTCGCAACGGAGGAGTGGGAACTCGATATCAACCATCGTTTCTTTACCGACGATATTGCCTACGGTATTTGTATTGCTAAGTGGATAGCCCAGCAGATGGCATTCGATGTGCCAACAATGGATGCGATTATCAAATGGTCTCAAGAGTTGCGCGGTGAGAACTACATCAGTGATGGAAAACTCTTGCCCCAAAACGAAACTGTTAACGGTTGCTTCCGTTCTGGCATTCCTCCTGTTTACGGTATGCAGACGATTGAAGACATCATGGACTAA